In Nocardioides faecalis, the following proteins share a genomic window:
- the lnt gene encoding apolipoprotein N-acyltransferase, giving the protein MVKRLCLAIGAGLSLSAAYEPLALAWLLPPAVACYALALRGLTVRRAGLVGLAFGVAFYFTHIAWMRTSIGPDAWAALSSVEAAFYGLLGLTVPLLRRLPAWPVWLAAAWTTMETIRSGWPFSGMPWGRLSFAAIDTPAAPAVAYLSMTGLSFVLALAGFALAHLIEGVLEHRARGQLVRRGAGLVAVAALLLAPALFPYQVSTSGTTTVAVVQGDVPGPGNNILYDSLGVTENHVDATVALAADVAAGRAPRPDFVLWPENSTATDPFRPGPVRQGILEAASTIGVPVVVGALVDDGPDHILNQGVVWDPATGPGERYTKRHPVPYGEYIPFRRYWDPKFGQLALISRDMKSGTRTEPLRVAGVSLADAICFDVVYDDVMPPQVRDGAELLAVQTSNASFIFTHQVEQQFAITRLRAIEAGRWLTVASTNGRSGVIDPDGEVVATAEPRTTAVLVNEVGLSSDLTPAMRMGPWPSRLLAVVALLALVWGGVAYRRGRGTPHRRGAGTEEDAVRNSSTPSPDESTRVG; this is encoded by the coding sequence GTGGTGAAGCGTTTGTGCCTCGCGATCGGCGCCGGGCTGTCGCTGAGTGCGGCGTACGAGCCCCTCGCACTGGCCTGGCTGCTGCCGCCGGCCGTGGCCTGCTACGCCCTGGCCCTGCGCGGCCTGACCGTGCGTCGCGCCGGGCTGGTCGGTCTGGCCTTCGGCGTGGCCTTCTACTTCACCCACATCGCGTGGATGCGCACCTCCATCGGTCCGGACGCCTGGGCGGCGCTGTCCAGCGTCGAGGCCGCCTTCTACGGCCTGCTGGGGCTGACGGTGCCGTTGTTGCGCCGCCTTCCGGCCTGGCCGGTGTGGCTGGCCGCGGCGTGGACGACGATGGAGACGATCCGCAGCGGTTGGCCGTTCAGCGGGATGCCGTGGGGCCGGTTGTCGTTCGCCGCCATCGACACCCCCGCCGCCCCAGCGGTGGCCTACCTGTCCATGACCGGGCTGAGCTTCGTGCTCGCGCTGGCCGGCTTCGCGCTGGCCCACCTGATCGAGGGCGTCCTCGAGCACCGGGCCCGCGGTCAGCTCGTCCGCCGCGGGGCGGGGCTGGTGGCGGTCGCTGCGCTGCTGCTCGCTCCCGCGCTGTTCCCCTACCAGGTCTCCACCAGCGGTACGACGACCGTGGCGGTGGTGCAGGGAGACGTGCCGGGGCCGGGCAACAACATCCTCTACGACTCCCTCGGGGTGACCGAGAACCACGTCGACGCCACGGTCGCCCTCGCCGCCGACGTCGCCGCGGGCCGTGCGCCCCGGCCCGACTTCGTGCTGTGGCCGGAGAACTCCACCGCCACCGACCCGTTCCGCCCCGGTCCCGTGCGCCAGGGCATCCTCGAGGCGGCCTCGACGATCGGGGTGCCGGTCGTGGTCGGTGCGCTCGTCGACGACGGTCCGGACCACATCTTGAACCAAGGGGTGGTGTGGGACCCGGCGACCGGGCCGGGGGAGCGCTACACCAAGCGCCACCCGGTGCCGTACGGCGAGTACATCCCCTTCCGGCGCTACTGGGACCCCAAGTTCGGCCAGCTGGCGCTGATCTCGCGCGACATGAAGAGCGGGACCCGCACCGAGCCGCTGCGCGTGGCCGGGGTGAGCCTCGCCGACGCGATCTGCTTCGACGTCGTCTACGACGACGTGATGCCGCCGCAGGTGCGCGACGGCGCCGAGCTCCTCGCCGTGCAGACCTCCAACGCCAGCTTCATCTTCACCCACCAGGTCGAGCAGCAGTTCGCCATCACCCGGCTGCGGGCGATCGAGGCGGGACGCTGGCTGACCGTGGCCTCCACCAACGGACGCAGCGGCGTGATCGACCCCGACGGCGAGGTGGTGGCCACGGCCGAGCCGCGCACCACCGCCGTGCTGGTGAACGAGGTCGGCCTGAGCAGCGACCTGACGCCGGCGATGCGCATGGGCCCCTGGCCCAGCCGACTCCTGGCCGTCGTGGCCCTGCTGGCCCTGGTGTGGGGTGGCGTCGCGTACCGTCGAGGGAGAGGGACGCCCCACCGCCGCGGGGCGGGGACTGAGGAGGATGCGGTGCGGAACTCGAGCACGCCGTCGCCGGACGAGAGCACCCGTGTCGGCTGA
- a CDS encoding polyprenol monophosphomannose synthase has protein sequence MSAEHTTAEPADDVAALGRVVMVVPTYNEAANLSWVLGRLRFAQPDVDVLVVDDGSPDGTGAEADRLAAADPHVHVLHRDAKGGLGAAYLAGFDWALSQGYDVIGEMDADGSHQPEQLGRLLHGLLDADLVIGSRYVPGGSVVNWPWQREALSRGGNLYVRLLLGVDVRDATAGFRLYRRSALEKLRLHEVRSTGYVFQTDLVTRTLRAGLTVREVPIEFVERVRGESKMSGRVAVESLHRITTWGLQERWRQLRTRVGSGRPR, from the coding sequence GTGTCGGCTGAGCACACCACGGCGGAGCCCGCCGACGACGTCGCCGCCCTCGGCCGGGTCGTGATGGTCGTACCGACGTACAACGAGGCGGCCAACCTGTCCTGGGTCCTGGGCCGGCTCCGCTTCGCCCAGCCCGACGTCGACGTGCTGGTCGTCGACGACGGCTCGCCCGACGGCACCGGCGCCGAGGCCGACCGGCTCGCCGCGGCGGACCCGCACGTGCACGTGCTGCACCGCGACGCCAAGGGTGGGCTCGGGGCGGCGTACCTGGCCGGATTCGACTGGGCGCTGTCCCAGGGCTACGACGTCATCGGCGAGATGGATGCCGACGGCTCGCACCAGCCCGAACAGCTCGGTCGCCTCCTGCACGGCCTGCTCGACGCCGACCTGGTGATCGGCTCGCGCTACGTGCCCGGCGGCTCGGTGGTCAACTGGCCCTGGCAGCGCGAGGCACTGTCTCGCGGGGGCAACCTCTACGTCCGGCTGCTGCTGGGCGTGGACGTGCGCGACGCCACCGCCGGGTTCCGCCTCTACCGGCGCTCCGCGCTGGAGAAGCTGCGTCTGCACGAGGTGCGCTCGACCGGCTACGTGTTCCAGACCGACCTCGTCACGCGCACGCTGCGTGCGGGGCTCACCGTGCGCGAGGTGCCGATCGAGTTCGTGGAGCGGGTCCGCGGGGAGTCGAAGATGAGCGGAAGGGTGGCGGTGGAGTCGCTGCACCGGATCACCACGTGGGGCCTGCAGGAGCGCTGGCGCCAGCTGCGCACCCGGGTCGGCAGCGGGCGGCCGCGATGA
- a CDS encoding FxsA family protein translates to MSPTRRNRRRLSALLVLALLVMPILEIYVLVQVGQAIGPWWTVLLLLADSIFGAWLIKREGRRAWRAMRSRLETGAMPTKELADGVLIVLGGALMMSPGFVSDAIGILLILPLTRPLFRRLLAGYAMSRLVVTQTRPGPSAQDTVIRGEVIDERPD, encoded by the coding sequence ATGAGCCCGACCCGTCGCAACCGCCGCCGGCTGAGCGCCCTGCTCGTGCTGGCGCTGCTGGTGATGCCGATCCTGGAGATCTACGTGCTCGTCCAGGTCGGGCAGGCCATCGGCCCTTGGTGGACGGTGCTGCTGCTGCTCGCCGACAGCATCTTCGGCGCCTGGCTGATCAAGCGGGAGGGCAGGCGGGCCTGGCGGGCGATGCGCAGCCGGCTGGAGACCGGTGCGATGCCGACGAAGGAGCTCGCCGACGGCGTGCTGATCGTGCTCGGCGGCGCGCTGATGATGAGCCCCGGATTCGTCAGCGACGCGATCGGGATCCTGCTCATCCTCCCGCTCACCCGTCCGCTGTTCCGCAGGCTGCTGGCCGGCTACGCGATGAGCCGGCTGGTGGTGACACAGACACGCCCCGGACCTTCGGCGCAGGACACCGTGATCCGGGGCGAGGTGATCGACGAGCGGCCCGACTAG
- a CDS encoding RNA polymerase-binding protein RbpA translates to MAERTLRGARLGGQSFEDERGIEFAARQQVGYRCSQGHEFEITMSVEADVPAVWECPRCGSEGESTSGIEREVKVEKPQRTHWDMLLERRSEKELEDILTERLELLRGGEIGPAHLHRANARKRKAATKSS, encoded by the coding sequence ATGGCCGAGCGGACATTGCGCGGCGCCCGACTGGGCGGTCAGTCGTTCGAGGACGAGCGCGGCATCGAGTTCGCTGCTCGGCAGCAGGTCGGGTACCGGTGCTCCCAGGGGCACGAGTTCGAGATCACCATGTCCGTCGAGGCCGACGTGCCGGCGGTGTGGGAGTGCCCGCGCTGTGGCTCCGAGGGCGAGAGCACCTCGGGCATCGAGCGCGAGGTGAAGGTCGAGAAGCCGCAGCGCACCCACTGGGACATGCTGCTGGAGCGGCGCTCCGAGAAGGAGCTCGAAGACATCCTGACCGAGCGGCTCGAGCTGCTGCGCGGCGGCGAGATCGGACCGGCGCACCTGCACCGCGCCAACGCCCGCAAGCGCAAGGCGGCGACCAAGTCGTCCTGA
- a CDS encoding MFS transporter: MSMAEPIVEPEPLPRTREQRSWYYTDWAVSAFQTTVAGVLFAPYLISVAENAVGEQGRLELLGLSIAPGSLPSYVITLSTVLSAVLYPLLGAVADRTAHKTRLLAGFAWAGALATALLFFLEGENWLFGSLMFIVANLCGGAAVVVSDSILPLISTEAERDRVSSVGWAYGYAGGGLLLAVNFAMVTFHDALGLSTELAVRLSMLSAALWWAGFIIIPWRGIRDRAPVAVERVEGGLLARSFGQLAATLKDLRNYPVALTFLLAYLFFNDGIQTVIASASTFGIKELGFAEGTVLGTYLLVQFVAMFGAVGFGRAAGRFGAKKVILAGIVGWMGIVTVALVVPERQLYGFLLLGAAIGVVLGGTQALARSYFSLFIPRGKEAEYFSLYHAVDRGTSWFGTLTFGVVYQLTDSYRPAIFALIVFFVVGGLLLLRVNTAEGIRQAGNQRLAG; the protein is encoded by the coding sequence ATGAGCATGGCCGAACCGATCGTGGAGCCGGAGCCGCTGCCCCGGACCCGGGAGCAGCGCTCCTGGTACTACACCGACTGGGCGGTCTCGGCGTTCCAGACCACCGTCGCCGGCGTGCTCTTCGCCCCCTACCTCATCTCGGTCGCCGAGAACGCGGTCGGCGAGCAGGGCCGGCTCGAGCTCCTCGGGCTGTCCATCGCGCCGGGCTCGCTGCCGTCGTACGTGATCACGTTGTCGACGGTGCTCTCCGCGGTGCTCTACCCGCTGCTGGGCGCCGTGGCGGACCGCACCGCGCACAAGACCCGCCTGCTCGCCGGGTTCGCCTGGGCCGGTGCGCTGGCCACCGCCCTGCTGTTCTTCCTCGAGGGCGAGAACTGGCTGTTCGGCAGCCTGATGTTCATCGTGGCCAACCTGTGCGGCGGGGCGGCGGTGGTGGTCAGCGACTCGATCCTGCCGCTGATCTCCACCGAGGCCGAGCGCGACCGCGTCTCCTCGGTGGGCTGGGCCTACGGGTACGCCGGCGGCGGCCTGCTGCTGGCGGTGAACTTCGCGATGGTCACCTTCCACGACGCGCTCGGGCTGAGCACCGAGCTCGCGGTGCGCCTGTCGATGTTGTCCGCGGCGCTGTGGTGGGCCGGGTTCATCATCATCCCCTGGCGAGGCATCCGGGACCGGGCGCCGGTGGCCGTGGAGCGGGTCGAGGGCGGGCTGCTCGCCCGCTCCTTCGGCCAGCTGGCCGCCACCCTCAAGGACCTGCGCAACTACCCCGTCGCGTTGACCTTCCTGCTCGCCTACCTCTTCTTCAACGACGGCATCCAGACCGTCATCGCCTCCGCCTCGACGTTCGGCATCAAGGAGCTCGGATTCGCCGAGGGCACCGTGCTGGGCACCTACCTGCTGGTGCAGTTCGTCGCGATGTTCGGTGCCGTCGGCTTCGGCCGGGCCGCCGGCCGGTTCGGCGCCAAGAAGGTGATCCTGGCGGGGATCGTGGGCTGGATGGGCATCGTCACCGTCGCCCTGGTGGTCCCCGAACGCCAGCTGTACGGGTTCTTGCTGCTCGGCGCCGCGATCGGGGTGGTGCTGGGCGGCACCCAGGCCCTGGCGCGGTCCTACTTCTCCCTGTTCATCCCCCGCGGCAAGGAGGCGGAGTACTTCAGCCTCTACCACGCGGTCGACCGGGGCACCTCGTGGTTCGGCACCCTCACCTTCGGTGTCGTCTACCAGCTCACCGACTCCTACCGGCCGGCGATCTTCGCCCTCATCGTCTTCTTCGTCGTCGGCGGCCTGCTGCTGCTGCGGGTGAACACCGCCGAGGGCATTCGCCAGGCAGGGAACCAGCGCCTCGCCGGGTGA
- a CDS encoding glycerophosphodiester phosphodiesterase, with protein sequence MAELEEPYLAPGRVLALAHRGGAFHPEIEGLENTMAAFKHAAGLGYTYLETDVHATSDGVLLAFHDDVLDRVTDGTGAVGELTLADVRRARIGGREQVPTLVELLDAFPRARFNIDIKSEAAVEPLAALVRERGLWDRVLVGSFSHRRTRRFRALTEQRVPTAATPWQVVAFRCAPTARIAALLAGPDVDAFQVPHRRGRFTVVTPGFVRRAHAAGLPVHVWTIDDPDEMRLLLDRGVDGIFTDRTDLLKDVLQSCGRWWSP encoded by the coding sequence ATGGCCGAGCTCGAGGAGCCCTACCTCGCCCCCGGGCGGGTGCTCGCCCTGGCCCACCGCGGCGGCGCGTTCCACCCCGAGATCGAGGGGCTGGAGAACACGATGGCGGCCTTCAAGCACGCGGCCGGCCTCGGCTACACCTACCTGGAGACCGACGTCCACGCCACCAGCGACGGCGTCCTGCTCGCCTTCCACGACGACGTGCTGGACCGGGTCACCGACGGCACCGGCGCGGTCGGCGAGCTCACCCTGGCCGACGTACGACGCGCCCGCATCGGTGGCCGCGAGCAGGTGCCGACGCTGGTGGAGCTGCTCGATGCGTTCCCGCGGGCCCGGTTCAACATCGACATCAAGTCCGAGGCAGCCGTCGAGCCGCTGGCCGCGCTGGTCCGTGAGCGAGGGCTGTGGGACCGGGTGCTGGTCGGATCCTTCTCGCACCGGCGCACCCGCCGCTTCCGGGCGCTGACCGAGCAGCGGGTGCCGACGGCGGCGACGCCCTGGCAGGTCGTGGCGTTCCGGTGCGCGCCGACAGCGCGGATCGCGGCGCTGCTCGCCGGCCCCGACGTCGACGCCTTCCAGGTGCCGCACCGCCGCGGCAGGTTCACCGTGGTCACGCCCGGCTTCGTCCGGCGCGCCCACGCTGCCGGCCTGCCGGTGCACGTGTGGACGATCGACGACCCCGACGAGATGCGCCTGCTGCTGGACCGCGGCGTGGATGGGATCTTCACGGATCGCACCGACCTGCTCAAGGATGTGCTCCAGTCGTGCGGCCGGTGGTGGTCGCCGTAG
- a CDS encoding UDP-N-acetylglucosamine 1-carboxyvinyltransferase, with the protein MTITEPDGDYKGRIGNLIRDARKHRALTQAQLAERLGTSQSAINRIEKGHQNLSLEMLARIGSALDSEIVALGAGPTHLRVKGPTTLTGSIDVKTSKNAGVALLCASLLNRGRTTLRKVARIEEVNRLLEVLNSLGVQTRWINTDNDLEIVPPKELDFTRIDEEAARRTRSVIMFLGPLLHRTESFELPYAGGCNLGTRTVEPHMSALRPFGLEVTATDGWYHARHNPAVVPGRPIVLTERGDTVTENALMAAALHPGTTVIRNASSNYMVQDLCFFLQSLGVAVEGIGTTTLTVTGVESIDVDVDYSPSEDPIEAMSLLAAAIVTGSEITIERAPIEFLEIELAVLGEMGFRYDLSEEYLAANGRTRLVDITTHPSDLVAPRDKIHPMPFPGLNIDNLPFFAVIGAVAEGQTYLHDWVYDNRAIYLTELNKLGGKVTLLDPHRVQIEGPTSWTGAELICPPALRPAVVVLLAMLASKGTSVLRGTYVIHRGYEDLAERLSSLGADIESFRDI; encoded by the coding sequence ATGACGATCACCGAGCCCGACGGCGACTACAAGGGCCGCATCGGCAACCTGATCCGTGACGCGCGCAAGCACCGCGCGCTCACCCAGGCCCAGCTCGCGGAGCGCCTCGGCACCAGCCAGAGCGCGATCAACCGCATCGAGAAGGGCCACCAGAACCTGTCCCTGGAGATGCTGGCCCGCATCGGCAGCGCGCTCGACTCCGAGATCGTCGCCCTCGGCGCCGGCCCCACCCACCTCCGGGTCAAGGGCCCCACCACCCTGACCGGCAGCATCGACGTCAAGACGTCGAAGAACGCCGGGGTGGCGCTGCTGTGCGCCTCGCTGCTCAACCGCGGCCGTACGACGCTGCGCAAGGTCGCCCGGATCGAGGAGGTCAACCGGCTGCTCGAGGTGCTCAACAGCCTCGGCGTGCAGACCCGGTGGATCAACACCGACAACGACCTGGAGATCGTCCCGCCCAAGGAGCTGGACTTCACCCGGATCGACGAGGAGGCCGCGCGCCGCACCCGGTCGGTGATCATGTTCCTCGGCCCGCTGCTGCACCGCACCGAGAGCTTCGAGCTGCCCTACGCCGGCGGCTGCAACCTGGGCACCCGCACCGTCGAGCCGCACATGTCGGCGCTGCGCCCCTTCGGCCTCGAGGTCACCGCCACCGACGGCTGGTACCACGCCCGGCACAACCCCGCTGTCGTGCCGGGCCGGCCGATCGTGCTCACCGAGCGCGGCGACACCGTCACCGAGAACGCGCTGATGGCCGCGGCGCTGCACCCGGGCACCACCGTGATCCGCAACGCCTCGTCGAACTACATGGTCCAGGACCTGTGCTTCTTCCTGCAGTCCCTGGGCGTGGCCGTGGAGGGCATCGGCACCACGACCCTGACCGTCACCGGTGTGGAGAGCATCGACGTGGACGTCGACTACTCCCCCAGCGAGGACCCGATCGAGGCGATGTCGCTGCTGGCCGCCGCGATCGTGACCGGCTCGGAGATCACCATCGAGCGGGCGCCGATCGAGTTCCTCGAGATCGAGCTGGCCGTGCTGGGCGAGATGGGCTTCCGCTACGACCTCTCCGAGGAGTACCTCGCCGCCAACGGGCGCACCCGGCTGGTCGACATCACCACCCACCCCTCGGACCTGGTCGCCCCGCGCGACAAGATCCACCCGATGCCGTTCCCCGGCCTCAACATCGACAACCTGCCGTTCTTCGCCGTGATCGGCGCGGTCGCCGAGGGTCAGACCTACCTGCACGACTGGGTCTACGACAACCGCGCCATCTACCTCACCGAGCTCAACAAGCTCGGCGGCAAGGTCACCCTGCTGGACCCGCACCGGGTGCAGATCGAGGGCCCGACCTCGTGGACCGGCGCCGAGCTGATCTGCCCGCCGGCCCTGCGGCCCGCGGTGGTGGTGCTGCTGGCGATGCTGGCGAGCAAGGGCACCTCGGTGCTGCGCGGCACCTACGTGATCCACCGTGGCTACGAGGACCTGGCCGAGCGGCTCAGCTCGCTCGGCGCCGACATCGAGAGCTTCCGGGACATCTGA
- a CDS encoding zinc-dependent alcohol dehydrogenase family protein, which produces MRATTIHAPGDIRVEQVPDPVLKKATDAIVKVTAGCICGSDLWPYRGENPIRPGATIGHECIGVVEEVGSEVSLFRRGDFVIVPFCHCDNTCAHCRAGAQSACVNLGMTSSGQAEYARVTQADGSLVGTGEAPPPELLTSVLALTDVMPTGWHAAVSAGVRPGDTVAVVGDGAVGLCGVLAASVLGAERIIAMSRHESRQQVARAFGATHVVAARGAEGQAEVLELTDGVGVDAALECVGTDDAMSTAIAVTRPGGGVGFVGVPHGVQLPVRTLFEKNIGVRGGMAPVRRYLPELLDLVTAGRIEPGLVFDLTLPLEQSPEGYRAMDERRAIKVMLQP; this is translated from the coding sequence GTGCGCGCCACCACCATCCACGCCCCCGGAGACATCCGCGTCGAGCAGGTCCCCGACCCGGTGCTGAAGAAGGCCACCGACGCCATCGTCAAGGTCACCGCCGGCTGCATCTGCGGCTCGGACCTGTGGCCCTATCGCGGGGAGAACCCGATCCGTCCCGGCGCCACCATCGGCCACGAGTGCATCGGAGTGGTCGAGGAGGTCGGCAGCGAGGTCTCCCTGTTCCGCCGCGGCGACTTCGTCATCGTGCCGTTCTGCCACTGCGACAACACCTGCGCGCACTGCCGCGCCGGGGCGCAGTCGGCGTGCGTGAACCTCGGCATGACCAGCAGCGGCCAGGCCGAGTACGCCCGCGTGACCCAAGCCGACGGCAGCCTGGTCGGCACCGGCGAGGCGCCGCCGCCCGAGCTCCTCACCTCCGTGCTGGCGCTGACCGACGTGATGCCGACCGGCTGGCACGCGGCCGTCTCGGCCGGTGTCCGGCCCGGTGACACCGTCGCCGTGGTCGGCGACGGCGCCGTGGGCCTGTGCGGCGTCCTGGCCGCCTCGGTGCTCGGCGCCGAGCGGATCATCGCGATGTCGCGCCACGAGTCACGCCAGCAGGTGGCCCGCGCCTTCGGCGCCACCCACGTGGTCGCCGCGCGCGGCGCCGAGGGTCAGGCCGAGGTGCTGGAGCTGACCGACGGGGTCGGTGTGGACGCCGCCCTGGAGTGTGTCGGCACCGACGACGCCATGAGCACCGCGATCGCCGTGACCCGCCCCGGCGGCGGCGTCGGCTTCGTCGGCGTGCCGCACGGGGTGCAGCTGCCGGTCCGCACCCTGTTCGAGAAGAACATCGGGGTGCGCGGCGGCATGGCGCCGGTGCGCCGCTACCTGCCCGAGCTGCTCGACCTGGTCACCGCCGGCCGCATCGAGCCCGGCCTGGTCTTCGACCTGACCCTGCCGCTGGAGCAGTCACCCGAGGGCTACCGCGCGATGGACGAGCGCCGTGCGATCAAGGTGATGCTGCAGCCCTAG